In Pelosinus sp. UFO1, one genomic interval encodes:
- a CDS encoding response regulator, whose product MARILVCDDSAFMRMMLKRVLVDNGHEVVGEAGDGMEAVQLYRQHKPDLITMDITMPKMDGIQAVTHIHEEDPLVRIIMVTALGQRAIITDALKAGASDFIVKPFDNIQVIETIKKVLEE is encoded by the coding sequence ATGGCAAGAATATTAGTCTGTGATGACTCTGCTTTTATGAGGATGATGTTAAAGAGAGTGCTGGTGGATAATGGTCATGAGGTGGTAGGTGAAGCAGGAGACGGAATGGAAGCCGTCCAACTTTATCGGCAACATAAACCTGATTTGATAACGATGGATATTACAATGCCTAAAATGGATGGGATACAAGCAGTAACACATATCCATGAAGAAGATCCTTTGGTCAGAATTATTATGGTTACTGCTCTTGGGCAGCGAGCAATTATTACAGATGCTCTTAAGGCGGGTGCGTCAGATTTTATTGTGAAACCTTTTGATAATATACAAGTAATTGAAACCATTAAAAAGGTATTAGAGGAATAG
- a CDS encoding L-fucose/L-arabinose isomerase family protein encodes MINIPKVKLGIVAVSRDCFPAQLSEERRNAVVQECNNKKIAIFEVKTAVENERDVVEALEELKNAGVNALVVYLGNFGPEGPETILAQKFAGPTMFVAAAEETESNLINGRGDAYCGMLNASYNLALRKLNPYIPEYPVGTPDEIAGFISDFENIARVVLGVSNLKIFSFGPRPHDFLACNAPIKPLFDLGVEIMENSELDLYASFNEHENDPRIPQVVKEMEQELGEGNGYPGILPKLAQYELTLLDWLKNNIGISTYGVFANKCWPAFQTQFKFVPCFVNSRMAAKGIPVACETDIYGALSEYIITCATNLPATLLDINNSVPKDMFHNNKEKFDGYQLSDLFMGFHCGNTPKSCMKNAAMKYQLIMKRLLEPDKEPDISRGTLEGTIRPGDITFFRVQGTADCTLRSYVAEGEIIDVDPNTFGGTGIFAIKEMARFYRHVLIGKRYPHHGGVGFMHAGKVLYAAMKMFGVSDVAFNQPASMLYKNENPFK; translated from the coding sequence ATGATAAATATTCCAAAAGTTAAACTTGGGATTGTAGCAGTAAGCAGAGATTGTTTTCCCGCTCAGCTTAGTGAAGAAAGACGAAATGCAGTTGTGCAGGAATGTAACAATAAAAAGATTGCCATTTTTGAGGTAAAAACCGCAGTGGAAAATGAAAGAGATGTAGTAGAGGCATTAGAGGAACTTAAAAATGCAGGTGTAAATGCATTGGTAGTATACCTTGGAAATTTTGGTCCTGAAGGGCCGGAAACAATTCTAGCCCAAAAATTTGCTGGACCAACTATGTTTGTTGCAGCTGCAGAGGAAACAGAATCCAATCTTATAAACGGCCGTGGCGACGCATATTGCGGAATGCTTAATGCATCCTATAATTTAGCGTTAAGAAAACTGAACCCCTATATACCAGAATATCCTGTGGGTACACCGGATGAAATTGCCGGCTTTATTTCTGATTTTGAAAATATTGCACGAGTAGTGCTTGGGGTTTCCAACTTGAAAATTTTTAGTTTTGGACCTAGACCTCACGATTTCCTAGCATGCAATGCACCGATAAAACCTCTATTTGACCTTGGTGTAGAAATCATGGAAAATTCTGAACTTGATTTGTATGCTTCATTTAATGAACATGAAAATGATCCGAGAATTCCGCAAGTTGTCAAGGAAATGGAACAGGAGTTGGGAGAGGGAAACGGGTATCCAGGTATTCTTCCGAAACTAGCCCAATATGAGTTGACGCTGCTTGATTGGCTGAAGAATAATATAGGAATTTCAACATATGGTGTTTTTGCCAATAAGTGTTGGCCTGCTTTCCAAACCCAATTTAAGTTTGTACCCTGTTTTGTAAACTCAAGAATGGCTGCAAAAGGTATTCCTGTAGCCTGTGAGACGGATATATACGGTGCATTGAGTGAATACATCATAACCTGTGCGACGAATTTGCCTGCCACGCTACTTGATATAAATAATTCAGTGCCGAAGGATATGTTTCATAATAATAAGGAGAAATTCGACGGATATCAGCTTAGTGATTTGTTTATGGGCTTTCACTGTGGCAATACTCCAAAGAGTTGCATGAAAAATGCTGCTATGAAATACCAATTGATTATGAAAAGACTTCTTGAACCTGATAAGGAACCGGATATATCAAGGGGAACGTTAGAAGGGACGATAAGACCTGGTGATATTACCTTCTTTAGAGTCCAGGGTACAGCAGATTGTACCTTACGAAGTTATGTCGCCGAGGGTGAAATAATTGATGTGGATCCAAATACTTTTGGCGGAACAGGAATTTTTGCAATTAAGGAGATGGCAAGGTTTTATAGGCATGTACTAATTGGAAAGCGATACCCTCATCATGGTGGTGTTGGTTTTATGCATGCTGGCAAAGTATTATATGCTGCGATGAAAATGTTTGGCGTGTCAGATGTAGCCTTTAATCAGCCTGCATCTATGCTTTACAAAAACGAAAATCCTTTTAAATGA